CTGCTGCCATGGGCAATGGGTCAATGATAGCCCCATTTGAGAGTTTTGAATTTAACCAAAGTTTCCCCAGATTCAAAGAGCTGATAGTTGTCCTTTGTGATGACCTTCCTTTTATTCGTTACCCCAGGAGTACTGCACCACTTTAAGTTTTACAGAATGTAACTGTTCTGTGCCCTCAGTCATCTGTTGGTTTGGTCAGTGTGTGCAGCGGGCAGGTATCAATTCTGCCTTTCATGGACAAGTGTCGAAGCTGCTGCACTTCAGTAAGAACTGGCTCTTCCAGCATAGTGAAAAGGATTGGAGAAGTGAGGAGTGATAACCTTTTCACTTagtggtcaggccacacttgctGTCACCCTTGAAGATGTGAGAAGCTAGGTGCAGCATCGTGTTTCATAAAAATTTTGTGTTGTAAGGTGGAATATTGGCCTTTCTGAAGAGCTCGCATCTGGGCCGCCATAGTATTGCACTGCCTCCTAGACCAGAACAAGATTACGAGCAGTGTTCCTCACTAACCATCATCTGAAATGTTTACACTTCCGACCACTATCGTTGGTGGACAGAAGATACAGTCCCACCAGTTTACTTGGCCTATCCTGTTTGAGACTGAATTGTACAAATCAGGCTGGCCCAAGATTTGACAAGAGTGAGCTTATCTCCTGAACGTGCACCAGTGTTCACGTCAGTGAGCCACTCTCCTGAATGTGCACTGTTCACATCAGTACGTGATCTCATGAACGTGGGTCTTCATATCAGTGAGCTGATCTCCTGAACGTGCACTAGTGTGCACATCCATGGAGAATAGCATCACACATGACAGTGGTTTCCAATGTTATCCAGGTACTCATAGTCTGGCTCTCAAATGAAGGATCACTGACCATTTCCCCACCGCATAGTTCCAGGTGGTTTAGTTATCACTTTCTTCCAATTCTAGAATCCTGACGTCCTACCTAATTGTGTTAATGGATGAATCCCTATCCTTGAAATGCATGCTTTCAAATCAATAGAACAGAAAGTATTTGGGGAAGAGGATAATGTTGGATAGGGTGTgttcattgggccaaatggcctcattcttctGCATCTTGTGGTCAATTAAAAAGGTCAACACGAACAGTAATGATACCTGATCCTTGTACTGTTCAGTCTGATACAAGGATGATGGGTGGGTGGGTTGGATTGCCAGATGCAATCCTTTAatccaggggctcccaaccttttaaagtcatggatcccaggttgggaactcctccTTTAATCTGTCTTCAAAAGATTCTCATATTATCACCACTTCCTCTCTCAGAAAATCCCTCGTCCTTCACAAAGAATTCCAAGATGTGTTCTTTCTTGAAGGTCATTCACCCTCTTGACTACCTTGTCCATTTGTCAACTGTATAGGAGTGCAGTCCCAGAGATCATTGGATTTGATGTTTAATTGTATTTTAGGCCAACCACAGAGGGCAGGGATCTGAAGTTTAGATAACCCTGGTTTGTTTTCACAGTGGCTAATGCACTGAGACAACTGTTTAACAGCATGTTGACTGTGATTGGTTCTGTTTGCAATGGGATTACTGATACTACAGTTCTATCTTGGACAGTTTTACCAGATTATTTTCTGATTGAAATTTTAATTGTTCCCTGTTAGTCCTCACTAAATTTGGAGTTCGGATATTTTACACTTTGATTTTCAAGTATTTTAATAACTGCCCCTAGTGCTGGTAAGTTAGTGATGGTTGTATAATATGGTAATATCATACCATGTAAACATTCAAGAGGCTGTTTATTAATTTAGGGTGTGGCCTTGCATGTGTTATTGAATTGCCAGACAGAAAGGAATATAGTGCAGATGCTGAATAGCTGAAATAAAGCAGAGTGTTTGAaacactcaacaggccaggcagcatttgtgaaatGGGAAACACAGataacatttcaggtcagtgaTCCTTCATCACTTGGGGTTTCAGGTATCTAAGGAATGCTAAAGTTTCTAAAATCTAGTTTCCCTTGCTCCAACATTTTATAAGTGAGGGCTCcacatttcaactgaaattaAATTCCTGTTTTCATCTGAATCACTTGGATCCAAGACCATGTCTTAGTGTTGCTGCCTAACAGAGTTTCTGTTTAACCATAACAGTTAGATTATAGGTGATATGCTGTATCTAGATCTGCATTGACTCGAGAGCGGGTTCTCCTCAAAGTGCCTGTAGCTTTGTATTGTGACAAAGTCTGCCCTATTTTATATTGCATGTGTACTGGATTACAGAGGTAGGAAGGAGAAgtgtgcaagagagagagagacagactggATGACTGAGCAAAGCCGGATCTGTTGTAGCTTGGCTCTTTGTTTAAAAAGGTCATATTCTGGAATCTTTTGATAGAACTCGTGCTGTTTTTTAAGAGGTAAATCAAGATGACTGTGAAGGGACAGGAAAAGGCTGACCTATTCTGTACCCACTACACTTTGCATCGTCCCGCCCTTGCTGATGGTGTACCCATTCATCTCCATGATGATGTAACCATAGGGTTTGTGAGTCTGTGTATGACATGTAAAAGTGAACACATTTATGTAGCTGATTTTTATGTGAAGTTCTGATTGTATGAATGAGAAACTTCAAGAAAGCACCTTTTGCACTAACCCAATaattgtatgtgtgtatatatatgaaaTGGATCAAGGAGAAAGTATTTTCCAgttgttttaattaatttgtcaaaCAGGAAAGTAATAAACTCTTCATTAAGCTGACAATCATTCTCTATTTctcattattttttatttagtgataccaCACAGAATAAGTCGCCCTGGCCTAACGTGCCCGCGCTGCACAATTAcattcatgtgaccaattaaccttgtaACCCATACATAGAAtgtgatatgggaggaaaccggagcacccagaggagggTCACAGACAGCGTCAGGAGTTGAACCCAATCTCTTGAGTCTGTAATAGCGTTACACAAACCGTTGTGCTACTATTCCATCCAGATTTTAAGGTGGATTtgctttttatttcaattttgaACCAAGTTTGCCCTTTTTCTTCAGAGTCCCAAATCAAGACTGGCAGGAAGCCAGCTTGTCagaagttccctggcccccatcatcttacttttactatggatgtccaatccttacaGACCTCTATcctccaccaggaaggcctcaaagcccttaatttctttctggacaccaggcccaaccagttcccctctaccaccactctcctccacttAGCAGAACTTGTTCttactctaaataatttctcattTGGGTCCtcacacttccttcaaacaaaacgAGTagccatgggtcccagctatgcctgcctgtttattggctatgtggaacagtctatgttccaagcctacacaggTGACCATCCCACAACTTTCCtgcactacattgatgactgcattgatgctgcttcctgcacccttgTTGAACTCATCGATTTCATCCACTTttcttccaacttccaccctccccataaattcacctggtccatttctgacacctccctccctttttcgatgtctgtctctatctccggagacagcttatccatcAATTTCTATTATAAACCAATGGACTCTCAcatctacctggactataccttgtcccaccctgctacttgtaaaaactcCAACCCCCTTCTCTcgattcctccatctctgctgcatctgctcaggatgaggcttttcattctagaacgaaggagatgtcctcctttttcaaagaaaagggcttcccttcctccaccatcagcattgccctcaactgcatctcttccatttcatgcacatctgctcttaacccatcctcccaccatGCTACCCAGGATAGgattcctctggtcctcacctaccaccccaccggcCTCCAATTCTAGCACATAATTTCTCTACAACTTCCGctacctccaactggatcccaccaccatacacatctttccctccgcacacccccccccccccccactttctgcagggataatTCCCTATgcaactttcttgtccattcgtccctccccactgatctccctcctggtatttatctttgcaaatgctacacctgcccctacacctcctccctcactaccattcagggccccaaacagtcctttcaggtgcgGCAACACTGCACCTGAGTCAGTTAGGGTCATATACTGTATTAAGTGCtttcagtgtggcctcctgtatatcaatgagatgatgtagattgggggaccgcttcactgagcatctacgATCCGTCCGCCAAAACAAGCAGAATCTccaagtggccacccattttaattccacttcccattctcatactGATACGTTcagtggcctcctccactgtcgggataagaatacacttaggttggaggaacaacaccgtaTATTCCTTTTgcgtagcctctaacctgatggcgtgaacgtAGACTTatgaaacttccagtaatgcctccaccccccttcaccatttcccatcccctgtccctctcatgttatctccttgcccacacattgcctccctctggtgctcctcccctctcctttttttGTCTTTCTTCCGTGGCCTGTCTGTTTcaccaacttcctagctcttcatTTAATCCCACcctctccaagtttcacctagcGCTTGGCGTTCCtctctttgcccccccccccccacccacccacccacccaaatCCACTCTTTGGCTTGTTTTCCTCTAGtcttgaagggttttggcccaaaatgtcaactgtacttttttccataggtgctgcctggcctgctgagttcctccagcattttgtgtgtgttgtttggatttccagcatctacagatcttCTCTCGTTGGATGTTGGTGTGTGTGCTGATGCTGAACGGCAGAAAGATCGGCTCATTTGAGTTGCTGATTACGATAGGGTAATGGTATTGATATCCAGATACCTGGATTATTTATCCAGACCCAAGAATTTCAAATCCCACAAAGGCCACCAGCAAATTTTAATTCCTGGAGGAGATGTCATTAACAATTTGAactgaggaaatagaggatccaaacgcagaaggaggtattgaagccaaggtcttgaacCTTATTGATTCATTttgtggggatgatggtattgaatgctgagctgtagttgataaagagcgtGAAGATGTATGCACCTcttctgtccagatgttccagggttgagtgacgagccaactgtggacctgttgtgctgtAGGCAAATTGGGAGCCGATCCAAGTCGCTTCTTGGGCAAGAGTTGAtacatttcatcaccaacctcacaaagcactgcaacacagtggatgtaagtgctattggacaatagtcattgaggcagagtaccacgttcttcttatacatgaagcttgcttgaagcaggtgggtagctCACACTGCGGAAGTGAGGGTTACAGATTTCAGTGGAACACTCCAGCCAGACGATCAGCAttggtctttagtactcagccaggtacctcACCTGGGCTGGATGTTTTCCATGGGATCACTTTCCTGAAGGCTGCCcacacattggcctcagagactgaaatcataggatcattGAGAGCCATGCGAGTTCATGATGGTTGCTCCATGTTTTCATGGTCAGAGCGAGTCCACCTGGGAGCGAAACCCTGCTGTCACCCATGTCGCTCGGTCTCACTTTGttagaggtgatagtattcaagcacTGACACTGCTGTTCAGCATCCTTCACTCATTCAAGTTTATAGCCAATTTGCATATCAGACAGttttccagagattgtacctggCCCTCTTGGTCGCCAGCCTAGAATACCTCTGACAGACAGTCCAAGTTATGAACAGTGCTCAGGAACACACCTCTGTTAAGCAGTATCCCAAACTCCAAAGGATATAGTATCCCAAACTCCGAAGGATATATTTTGAATTTTTCTAGTCGTTCACAATGAGACAAAACTCTTGTGTCAGGAATTAGCCTGATGAACCTCTTTCAGACTAGTTCTTACATATTTTTGTTCCTTAAATAAGCAAACCAGAACTCTGCATTGTATTCCAGTTGCCCTCATTATTCAACTCCAAACTCCTGCAGTAAAGATCTTGCTATTGTCTTCCTGATTTACCTACTAACCTTTTGCAATTTGTACACAAAAGCAGCGAAATCTCCCTGTACTCTTCTCATCTATAAATCTTACTCCATGTAAATAATAGTTTGTCTTTTAATTCTTTTCAAAGCGCACCTCTTTCCTTATGTTAAACTTGGCCTGGATTTTGGTGAAGTCACTAGAGTGGGAATGGCCTTGTTAAGACAAACTTGGGAAAACCCAGCTAAACAAGTTGTTAGAAAGGTAGGTTATGACCAAATGAAAAAAATGGCTCGAGTTGCTTGGTACCTTAGTAAAGGTCAAACTTGTAAAAAGGAGTGATAACAGTGAAAAGAAAattgccaatatttacaaaaagttATCTAgcagaaaacacaataatagctcCACACTTTTTTTTGTCCTGAGTGGGCAAttttgccgtttctttagcatttttgtctgtttagTACAAGGCCGAGTTGGCttctcaacactcaacccagcacagtggaaagtgtgcaaggagctggccaggtTTGAACCTGGGGCCACTTGCGTCGAAGTCCAGTGCAGGCAccattacaccactggccagCTGTTACAATCATTACAAAATAAAAGGAAGTACGTACCTTAATTACAATATACAAACAACATATACACATGTACATAaccccattactaaagaaatggaatattacACAGTGTATGGCAACGAATGTCCCATAAAGCCAACCTGAGTGCATCAGCTCGGTTTAGGACCCGCTATAAGAATATTCAGTGAAAGACTTTGAAGTACACACAGCGCAGCAGTAGCAAATGACAAGGCgacgagtgtgtgtgtgctcgTGCACAAGAACCAAGTGCTCTccatcacaaaaatacaaaactgAAGTTTCAACAAGGCAGAAATAATTTAATAACTTAAATACAACATAAAGACAGAATGGGGCTCAATACCCTCACTATTTTATAGAAATCGTTACTGAAAATGTATCTCTAACTCAACATTTATGTAAGAAATTTTGTTCTAACTGTGAGCAGAGTAGTTGTGTATTTCCTAGTGGTGTGTTCCTAGTTGCTACCTCAGCCCACTGCAACCCCTTTAAACATCACTGTACATCCTCACACCAGTTAATGCAACCCAAGTGTGAGAAGCAGGAATACCTGTAACTAACACACATCTGAGTTATGTGCTCTTGTATCTCTCCGAAGAAACAGCAAGGTGCTCGGAAAACTATTGTTGAAATTCAGTCATTTAAAACCTGATTCCTATTCATTGCAAGCTCCTTTCCAAATTCAGACATCCCTAGACTATGAAGCATCCCAAAATTGCCTAAAGCCTTTTTAAAATTCATGTAAGACACCTACCCCTTTGACAGGATGGTAGAAGCTATTTCCGAGTATTGGGAATGTGGGGTTAATGATAGGTGGGGGCAAGAAGGAGAAGGGAGGACGATTCCCAGCTGAGATATATTCAATGCCCCTATGAAATACCTGCAGAGAAAGGGTAAGTGAGAGCGTCACAGTTAAATACCTATCGGCCAGCAGCCCGTCAGCAAATGGCAAGTGACCCAAGTGTGTTACTGGCAGCAGAAGATGCAAACCCAgcaagttcagaagaatgaacgaCTGCAGAACTGTGCCCAAACCAACCTCCCCAGCATGCCAGTGAAGCCTGCCAGCTGAGTGTTTAGTCCTTCAGCGAGGGCAGAACCATGCGGAAGGTCAGGTTAATCCTAGGCATCAGCACCTTCTTGCGGACCGGTAGGCTGTGATACCAGTAGACGTTGGTCGGGTAGTTCATCATCAGTAAGCTGCCGTGACCCAGAAGCAACTTCACTGGTTCCAGGCGACGCATTGGGCTCTTCCCCCGCGCATCTCGATGGCGGAAGATGAAGTCCCTGCAGGCGCCAAAGGAAACAGACGCGATGGGGCTGCGAGGCTCCAGTTCCTTCTCATCATCCCGATGCTCACCTATGTGGTCActcccatccttgtacctatCGAGGTGACAATCAGAGGCATTATTAGCTTGCAGCATTGCAACCATGTGATAAAACAATCTTTCCCAGAGGTTAAAAATCACACCGCCAGTTCCCTACCCCACTTACCCATCCAGAGGTGCTCAGTGACTGGAGACCTCTGGTTTCTTATCTATTTTATTTACTCAGACACATCACGGAACAGGCCCTACCAACCCAACCAGCCTGTGTTGTCCAATTACAttcatatgaccaattaacctactaacccgtacatcttaggaatgtgggaggaaaccggagcacccggaggaaacacggGATCATGAGAATACACAAACCCctcaggcagtggcaggaatagttacaaattcaaattcagattcatttaccacatgtacatccaaacatacAGTCATTTTCATTAACAACATGCACATGCACGTGTGTGTGCTGGGGACcgccaagtgtcaccacacattctgatgccaacatagcatgcctacaaggTTCAGCAGAACAGAATTTAACCTGGGtcattggcactgtaatagcattacactgacCACCGTACTACCCAATTGTGGACTTGTGAAAGGGAGAAAAATCTAGAGATCAGCAGGCATTTGTCATTGGCAAACTCAATATTAATGAGAAGCAAAATGCTGCAGATTCTGGGAAGCTGAAATAAAACAAAGATTGATGAGAAtgcttagcaggtcaggtagcacctgtAAAGAGAAAAACGGAGTTACAGTTTCTGGTTGGTGGACTCATTAACCTGAAACTAACTATTTCCCCCTTATATCGgcatagtattttttttaaacacctCTTTATTGCTTTTTCAGAATGAAAAGAAAACACATTAAATCATCCATAGGTTTGAAAGTGCAACAAAGTTAAAGAAAAGGGAAAAATTAAATACataagaaatcaaaagaaaaaaaacacacaaaaaaccaAACACCCTGCCATTGAATAAAGGCAGTCAATTCAGTTTGTTTACTTCCATCATCCTGAATATTGTTCTCCAGAAACTTGTAGAAAATGTCCCACATTTCCCGAAATTTGCCAAGTTTGTTTTTTGTACTGTAGCTTATCTTTTCTAGAGCAAGACAAGAAGTCATTCCTTTCAGCCATTGTTAAAGTCCACTGGTTGTTGCCGGTACAGTATTGTTAGCattatgctattacagtgccagctgtaagacccggttcaattccctctgctgtccTTAAGGAGTTTGTTCgctctccttgtgactgtgtgggtttcctcccacattccagagacgtaCCGGTTAAGCCTAGTAAGTTACAGGCATGCTAAGTTGGCAATGTAAACACACATGGAGCAACAATGGCTGACTACCATCCCCGAGGGTCACTAGTTACTGAGATGGGCACTATTACAGGTGAAATAACAGCAGGGGTAaggtcaccttgtccctcatgcctaatgagtttggagttcaatcctggcatcctctgtaaggagtttgtacatcctccctattAAACatgcgggtttcctccaggtgcaccaCATACCAAAGATGTACCGGACAGTAGATTAATTTCTAATGGTAAATTGTCCcgagattaggctagggttaaaatggTGGGGTGCTGGGGACGTggctcaaaataaataaaaaagctgATGTTTATCTCTGtaccactttcctgcactgacCCCATATTATTTGTCCCCACTATCTTCATGCCACAATGTTTCTTGCTGTATAATACTATGATTAGCTTGAGTTCCACAGACatccagctgctggtgaggaCTCAAGCAAAACTAGAATTCTAAATAGATAACCTGTCTCCAATTTTAGACAAGGAAGATAGACAGAGATCAGGAAAAGGCAAAGGCTGCCCACAATATGGGGCGGCACTTGAACATAGCTGTTAGTGCAATTGCTTTACAGCCTTGGAGATCAccgattggggtttgattcctgcaCTGTCTGCAAGGTACCTGCATGTTCTCCCGGTGACTGTGAGttccctcccgcattccaaagatggACAAGTTAAGGTTAGTGAGCTGCAGGCATGCTGCATTGGTGCTGGAAACACGGTGACCCTTGCTGGCTGCCttcacaatcctcactgatttgcaaatgatacatttcacagtatgtttcaatatacaggtgacaaataaaactaatctttaaaatcCCATTGGTGTAAACTCAGGGGGCTCAACCATATATACCTTAAACAACTATACAATTCTaaatacatacagtactgtgctataATCTCATGCACATATATATCATTAagactttttgcacagtactatagtaattttatgtatggctctgtactgctgccacaaaaagaaatgaatttcatgacatgtgagtgatgatacatctgattctgatacgggtctctattatggactgagagtgggaagggggcagggagaggagaatcatggttgggaaaaggggaagggagaagggagggagcaggaaacaccagagagacattctgccaTAATCAGTAAACTaatagtttggaatcaaatgactttgtctggtgtctcagggctggatgtgtctgcacctgcagcACCCCCTACCccggcactcctcctctgccacactGTCCCTCACCAGTCCAACTGTCCTTTGTTCCCGTCAGATTTATAAGCTCAATCAAATTTAGTACTTTGCAAAATTCTCAGGCTCCCCAGCTATAAATATGTGCTCAAGACATATACAGTACAGTACTGTTAACATTTTGGCTCCAGTTTTAAGTGAGGACATAGTCAATAACATCCCACCAAGCATCGCCCTATTCTGACAcagagcatctgcagaatctcacgtTTATGGATTTCTTTTTCATTCTTGATCAGATGTTCCATCTCTGCCTCAAAACAGTCCACCCAAGATAGGTACAAACATAAGAGATcacacagatgctgaaaatcttgagctaCATGTACACAatgtgcttgaggaactcagcaattccaGCTgtatctctggaggggaataaactgttgatatttcaggctgaggctcAGGGGCAGAAACTCTGATCTTCTACAAATGGGGAAAACTGTGCATTAGGGTTAGCGTCCCACACACTAATGGAGGATCAGCCGTTTTAGAGGAATTCTTCACCCTGTTCCTCACCTCCTGCATGATCACTTTTGAACGCACTCACCTGTTCACCAGCACAAAGTTGAATGTGTGCCCAGTCacctgtgtcactctctcccttaTCTTCTCCAGCACAGGAGTCCAAGGCTTAGGGGACAAGGTCACCCCTGAATATCTGTAGGTCAAACCAGGGTCTCCGTAGGTCACCTGTCTGCGTGGAATATTGTGCCATTTCCCAAACACCTGAACTTTAGTCAGATCACCTGAAGagggaaagaaaataaaaatcaaatgCATAATCATCAAGTCAGGAATGTGACACTCCGACAGTTACACACACCACCAAGTGAGTGCGACACTGCCAAGGATGCTGAGTTTTGGGTTGGGCATTAAATCCAAGTGCTGTCTGTTCTGGATAAACCATTGTGAAGAGAAGCAGAGGAAAAAATTCTGATGACCAGAACATATGCATCTCCCAAGCCACTGAAAGAGTCTGTGTGACAGTTTACTATAGACAAACTGACCTATAGCTCCTGCATTAAACACCAGCTGCAGTTTGAAGTACCTCTTGGTGCCGATGTCAAGACAGGTGCTGTTAACAGAAAGATTccaaggattagctttatttggcacaagtacatcaaaatttttgtgaaatgtgtaatttgcatcaacgaccagctCAGTCTAagtgggggcagcctgcaagtgtcttcACACTTCCAGCggcaacattgcatgcccacagcTCTCTAACCCTAACGCGTATGGCTTTTGATagtgggagtaaaccagagccCCCACAGGAAACCCACGCGTTCACAGAAAGAATGTATGAACTGCTCACAGTGGAGGGAACCGAACCCCCACTGCTGGCGCTGAGAATCATTACACTAGCTGCCATGCCATGGTTGAGGCTCTCTTTTACTACACCGTCTCCAGATGTTTTTTCTCTTAAAAAGCTAATTTATTCTAACGCACAGagtctgtctacacttcctgctgccttagaAAAGCAGCAACATAATCTACATCGCCTCCAGGCCAGtcttcctcctcccctctcctggAAGGCAGATGACTCAAAATTTGAGAGCATGACCCAGCAGACTCAAGCACAGCTTCTAGACAACTGTCAGATCTTGAATGGACTCTTCGTCTCCCAACCTGCCCCACCAAGctttacagtttgttgtccacccacactgcactttctccaatTCAGCACCATATCCTGCATGGTTTTATTTTCACTACCTCAATAATCTGTCTGGGTGGTCAGTACATGTGACTATAGCAAAGCAAACCAGACAACAATTGGTCCATCAAGTCAATGCCAGCTTCCAGGGAAGCAATATCATTAGTCTAGTTCCTCCTCACCCCAATTCCCTGCTCTCAGATCCAGCAGACTCCCTTCAATTATTTCACCACTTGCCTGCATCAAGCGACAAGGGACGGTAAACAGTGAACCCACCAACATGGTATTTGTATGTAGCACTTCATTGTGGGTGGCAGGGTggggatacatctctaccaaggagGTGTACGGTGCTCCTTCTGACCGCTGGCATGCAGGTCtctcttggacaaggtgtagcccctgcttagcccgtgatcagggtcacgtgaagccatgggagaaggtGGCAGATAGTcaaatgagcagctggtgcagatcacaagtcctggttatgcgaccactgacaccaggcagacaatctcggaAGAGGGTTTACAACAGCTGAGGTTacccgtcttgtaaagtcaccgccaagaaggcaatggcaaaccacttctgtagaaaaatttgccaagaacagtcctaGTCATGAAAAGACTATA
The genomic region above belongs to Hypanus sabinus isolate sHypSab1 chromosome 13, sHypSab1.hap1, whole genome shotgun sequence and contains:
- the alkbh2 gene encoding DNA oxidative demethylase ALKBH2; protein product: MMDRFVVVNKLENPRNGRLDLKEKIEDPEGVSDGEAESPRKKLKRNQSEGAEGCLVPSLAQQESVRDVTVFWKHLRAEGLNCDYTKLFTRSQADDIFLELEKTLEYFSGDLTKVQVFGKWHNIPRRQVTYGDPGLTYRYSGVTLSPKPWTPVLEKIRERVTQVTGHTFNFVLVNRYKDGSDHIGEHRDDEKELEPRSPIASVSFGACRDFIFRHRDARGKSPMRRLEPVKLLLGHGSLLMMNYPTNVYWYHSLPVRKKVLMPRINLTFRMVLPSLKD